GGAGCTCTTGAGAAGCCATGGGGTCTTCAGTTAGTCAGGTTGTTTGTGTTTCCTTTGCCCTCTTCACCTTCTCTTGAGTAGCCTGGTAGGACTCAGATGGCCTGGCCTTGCCACTGGCAAATGGCTATCCTGGGCCTGacttctcatctctaaaatgggatgGTCACAGCATAGCTATAATTTGTGGTGCTAGGAGCGGTCCCAGGTCCTTCACTCACATGCCAGAGCCCTAAGACAGGAGTTCTTGCTTAGTTTTATCCATGAGGAAAGTGAAGTTGAGGAAAGTTTAGCAATTTCCACTAAGGGCATGGAGCTAGTAAGTGAGAGTGCTAGTATTCAAGCCCAGCCTCAGCTCATACACCAAAACCCATCTAACTATGAGACTATGTCAGCCCCATGTCCTACCTTGCTCTCGCTACCAGGCCATAATGCAgggagaaatacaaagaaacagaaaggaaggacTGGACCTTGGGTTTTGGCACTGATGCTGAAGGCATCTAATCAGTGGCATGGAGGGTTGCAAAACTCTAAGGCAAAAATGAACCAGGGTTCTAGGGGCCAACCCCAAGGCCCTGAGTATTTATGGGGCAAGAGAAGAGGACCTTGGGTCTGGGGTTTCAAGAGCAAGGATTTTAGGGTTATATATAAAGCAGGGATCAGAACTGGGCAGGAGTTGGGGATGGCCAGGGATTGGGTGGGGGTCAGATGTGGATAAAGTTGTCTATCATGTAGCTTACTTGGTAATAACTCAATGTTTTGTTGGAGGGGCCAGCAAGTGAACGAATGGCCAGCATTCAGGGCATCAAAGGATTGCCCTTTCCAAAGCCCTTCTGGTGCCTGAGCGGCTTGCTGGGTCAGTTTCGGAAACCCTGGGACTGTGCTTTCCCCACTTACACAGCTGTGCAAGCATCTCCTGGCACCCTGCCCCAGGCCTAAGCATTTCATAATCAAAATAGTTCAACATGTGCACATTTTGAGATTTCATGGCACATGACCTTTTATATCTTGTCCACACTTAACCAACCTCTTGTTTACCATTTTAGGGCCAAAATTCTAACCAGGACAGAGAGTTGATCTGAAAGCCCAGAGAAGCATCCTGTTCCTTCAACAGTCTTTGGGGTCAAAAGATCTTTTGAGCCTACCGAATGTTCTTAGAGGTGAAAACAACATCTTACAGGTTTTTGGTTTTTACAAAATGCTTCACAAATAGATATTGTCTTTGACTCACAACAACCCCATGACAGAAGTGGCCCACCTAACATTGAGACTCAAATGAATTAATTGGCCAAGGCCACACATTGTGTAAGTGGGTGAAATGAGACTTCTTGATCATTTTCCCATAACAGACCTTGGGATTCTTAGAGAGTGAGTAGGTACTGTCTGACCCCAGTTGGCCCATTTCTCAGACTTGGGGATGCGGACTGAGGCAGGAAGTAGGAAGTCTAGGGAGGAGGATGCCTGGGCTGCAAGGTTTGGAGGCAAGGGAGTTGAGGTCTCCTGGCTTCTGGCCAGCTTTCTCCCTGATAGATTTTTGTCACTGGGACCCTCTCTAGAGTCTGTGGTTCTCCTGGAAATGAAAAAAGGGAATTGCTGGGAGGAATGGCAAGGCCAGGGGTGCCCAGGTAGAAGTTTTCAGTGAGTCTGAAGCTGAGACAGCTGAGTGACTGTGAAAAAAAGATGCTGTCAGTTGCCAAGAGGGCCCCACGGGTATCATCACATCCATATGGGCGCTGTCAGTGGCTTGGTCAAGCTCTGCCCCTGGCTAAGCAATTTCCACCAATGGCTAAGCCATCTGTTCTGCCTGCTCTTCTCAAAGGCCCCAGCCCCTCACACCAGGAACCTGCAGCATTGACTTGAGGAAGGAGTCCGGGGTCAGGCCAGTCTACCTGTTCGGGACTGGGGGTCTGAGGCCTGCCAAGGCAGGGGGCCCTTATCCCATTGCCTTCCCTCTCCCCACAGGGTCTCAGGCCCTAGGCCAGGGCTCAACAGACACAGGCAGTGGGATGGGGTTGCCCTTCTATTGATCCAAATCCTGAGTGTAGCCTGGGTGAGTCATGGAGGTGAGGAGGCCCACGAGGCTTAGCAGTGTGGAGAAGAGCAGCAGGAAGGAGGCCGTGAAGAGGAGGGCAGGCAGGGCACTGAGCACCAGCAGCAGGAGAGCCGGTAGCAGGTGGCGCCACACGGCGGCCACGACGGGCCACAAGGAGCTCAGTAGGTAGGAGCCAGTGGTGAAGAGTGCATGGCACAGCATCAGTGCCAGCAGCAGGTAGAGTATCCCCTCCAGACCCCACAGCAGGCGCTGCAGCGGTTGCCGCCAGTTCGAGGTGCCCCACCACTGGATCCAGCTCGGGGGCACGTGGCTCAACCACCAGCGTACCCAGCCATGCCTTGTGACCCAGGCTGACCAGGGCACTGCCTGCTGTGGCCCCTCGCCAGCCCCGATGGTATCTGTCTCCACTCGCGGCTGCTGCATCACGGCTGGTGCACCTGGAGAGAGGGCCAGGGCCTTGGAGATGCCTGGGACCTCAGGGCGGGGGGCAGAGAGGGGGTACAGGGGTCAGGAGGGCACCggtgtgggtggggtggggcaacAGAGTTGGGGTCTGGGACTTACCTCTGGGCAGTTACCTAAGTCATGTTGCTTCCTGCAGCACCCAGGACGGCCTGGCAGGCAAATCCAAGTCCCCACTCTCATCTACCCCCACCCTTCCCAGAGAAGCCCCTTTGTGACCCGGGCTGGGGTGGGGTCCAGCCAAGAGAGGAGTCACTGCAGGGTGTGAGGCCCACCCGAGTCCCTCTGCACAGACCCTCCAGGCTGGCAGGGGAGCCTGAGAGCCCCGCAGATGTAGTTTCTCATGCTTTCTCATGGGAAGCCCTCCCTGGATCCCCGTCCCTTCCCTGCTTTCCCTGCTGGCTGATACCCACCCCTTTCCACCCTGCTCTCCTGCAAGTCTTTCTGTCTGGACCTTCATTCTCTAGAGCCACAGAGGAGGTCAGAGTGACTGCCCCCAACCCACAGGCTCTGAGATGGCTGCCACATTCTTCCCCAGGCTCCCTGGCTTGTATCCTGCCTTCTCTGGCGGCCCCAAGACTCAGACCCGGGTATCTGATACCTATATTATGGGACTGGAGGCCCTGTGAGGTTCAGGCTGGGAAGAAAGGGGTATTGTCCCACCTGCCCagccaggaaggagaaaagggggCCTGAGGAAGCAGGGTGGCCATTGTATATTTGAAGGACACTGAGTTGTGCGGAGGGGCTCTCAGGCCCAAGGATGGAGACAGAAAGCCAGGCCAAGCAGGGTCAAGGGCATGCCGCAGGCTCTCAGAAGCGGGCCCAGCCCcatgagcagcagcagcagcgcgtCCTGGAGGCTAAGTTGTCCTGAGACTCTCCCCATTTGCAGGAGTAGAGCCTCCTGCTGTCCTGGACCCTCACCGGCCCCCTGACTCTGGCCCCTTGTGAGAAGTTTGTGCTGTGGCAGAGTGCGACCTGCGGGCCTGTGGAGAGAGAGGGTGGCAGCTGGGCTTAGGGAAGTTGTCCACTGGCCTGCCCGCCTACAATGCCCACCTGCCAGGCTGTTGCCCACTTACCTATGGAGCAGGTCAAAGGCGAGGAAGCTgaccagaagcagcagcagggctGGGCCAGTTGTGGAAAAGACTGCCAAGATTGTCAGCCCTAGTGCCCCCAGCCCTAGGACACTGTCCAGGAGCTGGGCCCAGTTAGGGCCCCAGGAGGACACACGTGGATGCACTGGACTACCCGACCCCTCCCCAGCACCCAGGCCCCTAGGAGGAACTGGGATCGGATCCTCAAGGGCTTCGGGTCTGGGTAAGCAGAGCCGGGTCatggagggaggtggaggtgacagGAAGAACTTGTGCTGAAAAAGATTACAGGAATGGGAGTTGGGGAAGGGGTAGGGCCCTGGCAGATACAAGGGTGAGCTCGGAGTGGCAAATTAGGTTCCTGCAGagtctccccctcccccatacCCACCCACCAAAccctcctcacctcctcccacTTTGGTCAGCATTCTGGGACTGGGCACCTGGGGCATTGTGACTTGTTGCCAGGTGGGGCCATGGGGTAGGGagggggctgctgctgctgctgctctagCCTCATAAGCAGCTGGTGGCCTAGGTGGGGCTTAGCTGGGAAGTCAGGGATTTCTGAGAACTAAGACTCATCCTCTTGCCTTTGCTAATTCTCTGCCCTAGGGCCCTCCCTTGGGGATCTGAGTTGTCAGGAAGGCATTCTAACCCCATTACTATTTGGGCATCTGTCCAAGGGAGCGAGGTCTGCTTTCTTCTTCCTGTGAGTTTGCAGAGCTGCATGTCCAGGGGCAAGTCATTCAGTATCTCTGTCCCCAGCTATCTTCCCTGTGGGTCCTTCTGGGGGATTTTTCAGGCCTGCAGTTCCAGATTGCAGAGATGGGCTCTGCCAGGAGACTGCCTGAGGCTTCTGGGGCTGGGCTGTCACATAACCTGCTAaatgggggtgggagaggagggggcTGTTCAGGTGTTCTAAGCACTACAGTTTATAGTGGGTATTATGCATACTGGGGTTCCAGTAATGAGGTAGAGGACATGAATTTAAGAGGACTATGATCTAGTAACCCACATATTAGAGGTTAAGGTTACACTCAGAATGGAGTTATATGAACTTATAACTGAGAATGGAGTTATATGAATGGAAAATGAACATATAATGAAGGAGTTAGTCACCTCGATTATCAGTATATCATATTACACTGATAATCTGTAAATGGGTGGTAGCCATAGGAGTCCAGCGCATCTCAGTTTAGTGACTTGAGAGGCAAGAGTGGAAATGTGTCATAATTAAGAGAACTTAATCTTTGCCCGCATATCATACTTTGAAGGAAAACTGGTAGGGGTGGCAAAAAGGGAGACAGTGGCCATACAGCCCCTAGGAGAGGAGGAGACAGAACAAGAATCAGGCTGCATATCCACCTCTAGCAGGCCTTGCCCAGAGACCAGTGTCACCAGCCCTAGCGACCATGCACTGATCGCTCTTGCTCTGGCTGTTCTTGCTTATCCAGCAGCTGGACTTTCGGAGTAGATTTGTCCATAACGGGATAAGGTATAGCAGAAGatcccagaatttttttttttttttttttgcattaagtTCCAATTGTGTTTGTAAAGGAGCATTAAGGTCTAAGATTGCCAATTCCCTGAGCCTGATCAACCCTGGATGCATCCACACAATTGCATTCCTGGACATACAGACCTGGGGAGCATGTCCTGAAGAGTCCACCAAGATGAGGCTACTCCATATTGCAGGGCATGGGGGGATCGGAGAGACTAAAGCTCCTTAAAGATTTACTATGCACCAGGTGCTCTCCATGCATGTATAGGAGAGTTCTGTCTGTGATTTTctcagagtttattttttattcaacaatcatttatttaagTGCTtcttatgggccaggcactgtgccagatggtgagtgtattaggccattcttgctttgctatgaagaaatacctgagactgggtactttataagaaaagaagcTTAACTGGCTTGCAGTTTTACAGGCAGTACAGGAAGCAgggtaccagcatctgcttctggggaggcctcaggaaacttccaatcatggcagaaggcaaagggtgAGTAGGAGCAAGGGAGAGAGTGGTGGTTGGGGGAGTTGCCacacacttaaacaaccagatattgagaaaactcactcactattttGAGGACAGCACCAAATGAGgtatccacccccatgacccaaacacctcccatcaggtcccacctccaacatcggGATTTgagatttcaacataagatttggacgAATATTCAGACTATATCAATGGGTCATAATTTCTAAAAAGAGAACCTGAGGTGGGGATACTTGTACACATGGTTTATTGAGGGAGTGCTCTCAggaggaaaatcttttttttttttttttttttttccgagacagagtttcgctcttgtcacccaggctggagtgcaatggcaccatctcagctcactataaccgccgcctcccaggtttaagcgattctcctgcttcagcctcccaaataactgggattacaggcacccgccaccacacctggctaatttttgtatttttagtagagacagggtttcaccatgtcggccaggctggtctcaaactcctgacctcagatgatccacctgccttggcctcccaaagtgctgggattacaggcatgagccaccctgcctgaccAGAaggggaagatttttaaaaatgaagagactCTTCAGAATTGAAGGACATGATTCTCTAGACCATAAGTTTCCACCAATTCACAGCACAATAAGTGAAAAAGGACTAGCTAACACCAAGGCATATAATGAAATTCACATTGGCAGGGATAAAAAGACACTCCTAAGAGCTTCCATCATATAAAAAATCACATACATTGGATCTGAAGCAAGAATGGTATCACACTTCTAAACACCAGTACTCGTAGCTAGAAGACAATAAATGCCCTCAAAATGATTTCCAGTACAGAAATGTATATGTCTAAATGATTATTAATTGGGAGGGGagaataatgacatttcagttaTACAAGTTCTCAAAAATTTGACCTTGCATATACCCTTTCTTAGAAAGCTACTGGAGGATGTGCTTCAGCAAAACAAGGAATTAAACTAAGAAAGACAGCAAtatggcattcaataaatgagATTAAACACAGAAAACGGATGATGAGAAAAGCCTGG
This is a stretch of genomic DNA from Papio anubis isolate 15944 chromosome 16, Panubis1.0, whole genome shotgun sequence. It encodes these proteins:
- the C16H20orf141 gene encoding uncharacterized protein C20orf141 homolog, with protein sequence MTRLCLPRPEALEDPIPVPPRGLGAGEGSGSPVHPRVSSWGPNWAQLLDSVLGLGALGLTILAVFSTTGPALLLLLVSFLAFDLLHRPAGRTLPQHKLLTRGQSQGAGEGPGQQEALLLQMGRVSGQLSLQDALLLLLMGLGPLLRACGMPLTLLGLAFCLHPWA
- the TMEM239 gene encoding transmembrane protein 239 isoform X3, translating into MQQPRVETDTIGAGEGPQQAVPWSAWVTRHGWVRWWLSHVPPSWIQWWGTSNWRQPLQRLLWGLEGILYLLLALMLCHALFTTGSYLLSSLWPVVAAVWRHLLPALLLLVLSALPALLFTASFLLLFSTLLSLVGLLTSMTHPGYTQDLDQ
- the TMEM239 gene encoding transmembrane protein 239 isoform X2, with amino-acid sequence MRVGTWICLPGRPGCCRKQHDLGAPAVMQQPRVETDTIGAGEGPQQAVPWSAWVTRHGWVRWWLSHVPPSWIQWWGTSNWRQPLQRLLWGLEGILYLLLALMLCHALFTTGSYLLSSLWPVVAAVWRHLLPALLLLVLSALPALLFTASFLLLFSTLLSLVGLLTSMTHPGYTQDLDQ
- the TMEM239 gene encoding transmembrane protein 239 isoform X1 gives rise to the protein MRVGTWICLPGRPGCCRKQHDLGNCPEVPGISKALALSPGAPAVMQQPRVETDTIGAGEGPQQAVPWSAWVTRHGWVRWWLSHVPPSWIQWWGTSNWRQPLQRLLWGLEGILYLLLALMLCHALFTTGSYLLSSLWPVVAAVWRHLLPALLLLVLSALPALLFTASFLLLFSTLLSLVGLLTSMTHPGYTQDLDQ